GGTGACAGGTGACGAGAGCTGCGGAGAAGCAGGCATTGACCCTTCCCCCTcaggcaggggttttttttctgggaaaaaggtggcagaactctcaagagggaaatgaggaagaaacacacggggtTCCTAGACATAAAATTATTTTCGAGCCCTAtcgccaagtattttcaagaggttccagaactccgttccaccgcgttccccctgaaaaaaacccctgtcctCAGGTAATTTTCCCACTCAGGATCCTTTTTAGCTATTGGGGGGAAATATGAGACCCGTATCTTTTCTCCCAAGGAGATAAAAGCAGCTGGAGAAAGTTTTTGAGAGGGaaatcagcccccctcccccaacccttggCTACTGACTGTACCTTCCCCCAGATGTTCTGCACCCCATCGGGGTACCCAATTCCATGCAACTGCCCCCACATGTACTTTTGCACTCTTTGGGTCCACGAATCAACGCATaagaaatctggggggggggggaatactctgCCCTTTCTCTTTTCAGCCCAGTTCCCCTTAAACACGTTATTTCTCTTCTGTCAGAGCCTTAGCCTTAAAGTTCATGATACCTTGAAGCTTGTGTTGTTGACACAGTGACCAGGACGCCCACTTTGCAAGGCTATCGCAAGAACACATCTCGTCCCTGTCTTGTTGGTCTTGTTTCTGTTTTGTGCTTGAGAAGGTGAGGCGAGGCACGCCCCTTTCTTTCCAAGCAGAAAACACGCAGCCCACACAACAGTCCCTTCAGCTGCCCACCTGGCTGGACTCGTGTCACCCACACACAATGAAGTGGACTGTGCTCCTGTGCCTTGTCAGCAGCCTGGGACTGGGATGGGCTGTTCCACTGGAAGGCCTTGAAAAACTCAGTGAGTATCCCCTTCTTACTTCAACAGGTAGGAATTGACCATGGAGGTGCTCCAAAATTGTGCAAGCAACGGTATCGATTTGATCAAGATGAACAGGAAAGCCAAACAAAAttgtaacaacccccccccccattttgaatCAGGCCTTGCAATAATTCTATAAAGTGCCATGTGTTTTATCAGTAAATGAACATCTTAATTAGCTGATGATGATTTACTTCTTACCCAGATCTCTAGCAACAGAAGACAAAGAAATGTACTCTAGGCTAAAAAGTATTAGCAGGCCCTGGTGAAAAATATTATGGTGTTCTGCAAGCAATATTTTTCACCAGGACCTGCTAGTACTTTTCAGCCTCAGAGTATATTTCTTTGTCTTCTGTTGCTAGAGATAAAGCTTCTTCCTAGGAGGACAAGGATGGATTAAACTGGTAATGCTTATCCCACCACTGTATGCCAAGGAAGTTTCACTGGATGAATTTCtgtttttttgtgcaatgtttaaAGGCACAGGATCCAGACCAAATGAAAAATAACATTGCAATGAAATGTATTTGCACATATACCTGAAATGTATTTGCACATATAATGTATTTGCACATATACCTCTGTTGTAGAATTATTACGTTTGAACTGTATGTTATGATTTTCAGCATGTAGAGTTGGGGTTCCCCTAAGATGACTTTTTGATGCTGACAGGGGAACTTATTTTCCAATTCCCTGTGGTCTTGATTCAGATTGGGACAATATAATGGGAAGAGAAGGGAATTCAGCCTTCTCCCCCCGTCCCCCCAGCTTTGATGTTCCTGACATCTTACTGTCAGCATCAAaggcaggtcaggaaaactccaccTCTGCACATTAAAAATAGCAACATGTAGTTCAGGGCTTACAGTCCAAGTAAGAGATGAGTGAAGTTGCATGAACTTTGTCTGAGAAGAGGATCTgaaccttgggtcactcacatgACATTTCTAAAAGGCTAGAAGAGACACCTGTATGTTACAGCCGGAAGACATGAAGGATTTTGTTTGGAATATATATGGAGATATAAATAGATGTAGATACGTTATGTTCCAAAAAACTATTAGAGTTAATGTAGAATGAGCTATGTTTTCTCACCAGGACCTGAGATGTTCTGCTCCGCTTGGGCTTTCTTATATCAGTGCTATTTTCTTTCCTCTGCAACGAAAGAGGCAGAGATATTTCCTTTTGAAACACGAAAGCTGGGAACTGCTGCATGGTTGAAACAGGTTGTCATACTCTAGCAATCTAGCCATGATCTGTTTTTGGAAGAAGCTTGGAAAAGACTTCCAGAGATCAAGAGCGATGGCAGCCAGGGAGGGCCGAGGCAAGGCAGGTGCCGGGGGGGAAACCTCCTAGTGCTTGCTCCGCTCTTCCTTTGCAGCAGCCAGAGGAGCTGCACAGAGAATTGTCTCCGTGAGGAGACAGCCTTCTAGAACTATGTTGCAGGTGCCATAGTTGTAATTCAGTGATTTTGCCACATTGTACAGAAAACAAATCCGAGAGACCAGTGGGATGCTGAAGAGGAACACGCAGAGTCCCTCTAAGCAGGCAACTTCAAATAGAGATGATCCGTTATAGAAGACAGACATTTTTAGGATGCTGTTAAATTCTGCTAGAGTTGTCCCCGTTTTTCCCTTGGCCTTGCGACGCTGTTCCCTGCACAGGAATTCTTAAAGTGACACTTTCCCACCTCTGCTCCTGACTAGTAACGACTTCATGTGCTGAAATTCTGAATTCATTCATGGCTAAACatgcagaggtcagttccccttgCCATGCAGATCCCTCCACTAAAGTCTAGGGATCCTCCACAAATGGGGTGAAGGAGACAGGTGACTAAGCAGGTGGTTGGGAATCAACCACTCAAAAACTGCTGGGCCGGGAGCAGAAAATCAGAGACTTGTGGTtctgcacagcagcagccagtgaGAATTTTGCACAATATCTTTTGAGAAGTAATAAGACGATCTGAGCAATGGGAAATGGGATTTTCAGTAGCTCCAGCACTAAAAGTTAATGACAATTGTTGCtcctgtgctgggggtggggggtagaacaGGAAGCCTGCCCCAGGCATAGACACTTTTATTTACGGTGCTGGCCATTTGCCAGTTTACAGAAGCACTTTGAAAAAGACATCTCCATGAAATGAACTTTACTAATTTGTCAGGTTTTACAATGCAAAACACAAAGGTGGCACACAGCTGGAGCCAATGTTGGACCTGATGttcctttttttgctttgtttttcagcTCTGGATTTCTTTCCCAACAACAGCATGCTCTTAACAACCACCCTGAGTACCAACTTTATTGTTAATATCCCAAAGTGTGTCTCTCCCTCAAAATTCTCTCCAGCTAAAGTCAGAATAGCAATAGCCCAGCTTCCTGATGCGACCAGCCCCACAGGTATGGGAGATACATATCTTTTCATGCAAAATGTAGGGTTGGGTCCGAGACACGGTGCTAGCCACGTCAAAGTTTCTCAGGTGTTTCTCCATGTCAGGAATGGTAGAATTCTGCTTCAGGCAAGACTTGGTAACAACTTGGCGGTATGCGGATCCCCTCCTCTGAGATGTTAGACCAGTTTCTTGTTGCTTCCTGCAGCATTTCTTGGATGTTTCTCCCAAGCAGGAACTACCACTTTTGTTATGAAATCTGCTTTAGGAGGCATTCATGATGACCATCATTGCCCTCTGCTGGGGTTGTATGCAAAAGGTTTTGACTGAGGGGTGGCAAAAATGTACACAAAATATGCTCTTGTTTACTGGAAACAAGAGAATCAACCAGATCCACTGTTACACTTTAGTACCTGCTGAGATTTAtgatttttgttcttttaaacaAATGAAATGTTAGCCTCAAATCCAAGCCCCTTCTCAACTCTGGTTGTATCTGGCTGTCTTCCCCCTATTTCCCCATAACTGTGTGGTTGAGCAGTGGGTATCTAGTGGTAGATCTTTAAAACTAGTGAGCATGCCTTTCCGGTATATACGATGCTCTTTTTTATCAGTGCGTGGCTGTATCTGTTAATGGAAGGATTTCCCCTCTGGTAGCTTCTTCCGGTCAAGTCTCCAAGATTCATCACTTTTGTTCCACACCAGCCCCGTTCCTTCCTCTCTGTGTTCCTCGCTCCAGGTGTTCCTGGCACTGCAACTGCTAATTCCATAGGCCTACttatagccaagctacaagtgacgcctgacacaggctggacacttgtcagcttgcctcaagttttgatgggaaatgtaggcgtcctggtcctgcagctgtaatggagagccaagctgtaaaaccaggatgcctacaattcccatcaaaacttgagggaagctggcaagtgtccatcctgtgtaaggcgtcacttgtagcttggctcttagactgttTTGCAAGGACTCCCATAtgaatttcattttttatttaaaacttttatagACCTACTGTTCTTCCAGAAAACCAGGACACAATAAAACCAATATATCATAAAGATATCAAAGAATAATCATTAAAATAACCAATAACAAATTTAAgcttttcttcttactttctccTTGatctgaagaaagaaaaaatgaactaGTTTGTCCTTCCTTCTGCTCCACTTAATATCTGTAAGTGCAGGACAGAACTAGATGTAGTTCCATTCTGacataaaaatagtttaaacaaaaacaaaaaccagaaaGCAGCCAATACGGCCACAATTTAAAGAAGGCTGTGACGGGGAGGATTTCTTATTTTCTTCCCTTCgtgctttccccacagaaaaGTGCCACCATGAGGCTGTTTTTATTGCAACTAAGGGAAAAGTAGAGGTGCTTGTTCAGCAGGGGTAAAGGCCGCTGGTTGCTGGATGACaattttcagcaggaaaatggagcagaggaaatagcccccccctcctctccctcagCAATGGTTCCTTTAAACAGAGCTGCAAAGAgtgctttccattttttaaaaaaagtttgggaaaagaatctCTGAACTACACATAACTGCGGAGTTCTGCCCTCATGTGGTAATTTAGGGAGTGGACGGAGGCCCAAGGATCTCCCCAtcatattttccttaaaaaaaaataaagactccttatccaCTGGTCAAGACCATTGGGTCAAAGGagcctgaaagaaagaaaagtaattTAGGGAGGACATGGTAAGAAGCTTTTGAAGAAACTGCTTTCAGGGTGTCTTTACGGCAGTGGGCCTCTAGCAGACTAGGTTTTAAAActggaaattctttttttttttaacatgcctCTGATCTCTGCCAAAAAACCCCAACCCAACAGTTATGGATGCACAATTACCCCAATAGAAACAGAGTTCAGAAAGAGCGTATTCACATTACAAGCATTTCTTCTTTCTAGTGAACCCTGGAATTAAATTCTGTGAGGGGGCTCGCGTTCTCTAACACTGAGTTTTCAAACCCTCttcttgctagggttgccaagtgtccagttttcacctgaACAGTCCAGTAGTTCGTTGGATTTTCTGGGGGAAATGGACTcagaataccagacacctggaggggagggaagacaaggaggggaagggaaaggcgaggaaggggaaggaggggtgCGGTGCACAGGAAGCTGGCCTACTTGCTGCCGTGAACCAGGTGGGACTGCTAGCAGGCCAGGCCTGCAGAGCCCCCGCCTCTCAACTCCCCGTTGAGGGCCATGCCCCGGGAGGGCTGGGCTGGCCAGGCCGGCTCTGCACAGCCGGTCCCTGGCTACACAACCCCTGCTGCTGTGATTCAGTGACTGAGGTCCAAGCagcctggtgtgatgacatcacttctggaagtgacatcattgtgccggctAGGAGCGTGCCTGTGTGCAAGTGACCTCCTCTCCAAGGTCTGTTTGGGGGTGTTTTTGGTGAGAGACCACCGGCAATCCTACTTCTCACAACAGTTCCCAGGATTGTTGGAGAGAAGCCATGATAGTTGGAGTGGCATAGGGGTATGAAGGGTAGATAGCATCCAGTGAGGTGACCACGTGGGTTTCGTAATGTGACTGGGCATAGATGTCATGAAACTCCTGTCCATGTTTAAAGATAGTACTCTGCACTGGGGAATACTTACCTGAAAGGTCCTATGGCTGTCTTGGTCTTATAAAACTCCATGATGGCCTGATGCCAAGAATTTGGACTCCATTAATCTTCCTGTTTCAGCcaacacaatttaaaaaaccAGGCTTAATTGTGCAACTCAAGCACATTATATTCATCCAGACAGATATCTATCCAGAAAGATTGGGCACCACCTTAAAATATGTTTAAAGGACAAATTTCCCTGCATATAAAAAGCTAGTGTATCAAGGAGGGTGGGTAAAGGCCTTTACTTGCAATGAGATGCAATGCCACCTTTTCCATATGAACAGGTCCAAGAAGAGTAGCACAACAGTCCTGCCCTGCTCCAGCTCTTATTCTTGCTGTGAAGAAATGAACTCTGATTATAAATTTGTTCTTTTGAAGGTGTGACAGATACTGAGCAGATTGGAAATCTCCGGAAAACACCTCAGGCCACCGTTTATTTTGCTGGTGAATTCAACAGTGTCTCATGTAGGGTAGCCAGGGATCTCCTGGTAATGGATATGGATGATAGCCAATATGAGCTGATCACAGTCATAGGCTTCCAGGTGGGAGCAGAATTTTGCCGCCAAACCAAAGGCCCCTTCTGCAATCAACTGCTTAAGCCGTCCACGTTTTATAGGTAACTATGGGCACTGACTGGATGTATCTTATTTTCTTTAAAGAGCTGTGTTTCATCGGTAAGCCCTGGACTCACATGGTCCTCAGAGGGCAGGAATGTTTGGTTGCACTGGTTGTGTGGGAGGAGCTCTTGCTGCAGGGCTCCTAAAATTACCACATTTTAAACACTACAAATACTAAGTTTTATGTTCCTTAACACAACACAGTTTATAGATGAGAACATGGGGAAATCATGTCACATGATGAGCAAACAAGCTTCTTGAATGAAGGGCAAGACAGGTAGTTGCCAAATATACTCTCTTCTGCCGTCACAGGAAGCGTGTGTtagaagtacatattttcagcaagactttttctgtggtggcaccttccCTTCGTATTGTTTTTACCTCAGCCTTGTTTTCATCGAGTTAATAAACTGGTTTCCAGTCTGAACTTCAGACAGCAGCAAGAAACTGAATGCTCCACCATACAAAACATTGATATTAGTCTGTCAGGGGAAGGGTTAACTCTTCACTCTTCAAAATGGAagaactgcttttttaaaaaatggaaaggcCTTCAGTCATTGGAGCTTTCCCCTTCAGCCTAGTGCAGCCCAGGCTCAAATTTATGGCCTTATTGATGACTATGGCTGCTTCTACTGAACTTTCCAGAAAGTGTGCGGAAACTGTATTCAGCTAGAGTGGCAATGTGAGTTGCGTTAGGGAGTGTACTAGATCGCCCCATTCTCCTCCAGTTGTGCATTTATCTTTTAGCTAATATACGTGGCAACAAATGCAATCCTATTCTCCATTCTAAAATTCTTAAGGAAGCAATTATTTTCTTAAAGACAGGGCCGTGAATTCTTTCTTtcactcactctcacacacacatactaccACCCCTTGTCTGCAGAAGAgaatctgtattttttccttagaAGATGGAAAAGCAATTGGGGGGTGCAattttgagtggaaaggcagctgAAGGAGAAAGGGTAAAGTAGCACCCCTCCTCCTTCTCGAACTGTTTTTTTCTCAGCAGCAGTTTCACACAAGACCCTCCAAGGGGCTAGCTTAGTTCGTAGTGACAACAGTAAGGCATTGAAGAAAGGACTAAGGAGACAAGGTCTCTGGTCGCTAGATCTGGTACAGCGGCTGCCAGTTACTGACTTCTGGTGCAGTCAATCTTAAATGGACCTGCAGATGAAATGGGATGGGGGTGGCTGGGCTTGATGAAAGGATAATGAGgattaggcagggctttttttcagctggaacgcggtggaacggagttccggaacctcttgaaaatggtcacatggctggtggccccaccccctgatctccagacagaggggagttgagattgccctcgagggccatctcaactcccctctgtctggagatcagggggcggggccaccagccatgtgaccattttctctgagggcaacccactgagttccaccacttcttttc
The window above is part of the Eublepharis macularius isolate TG4126 chromosome 16, MPM_Emac_v1.0, whole genome shotgun sequence genome. Proteins encoded here:
- the LOC129344319 gene encoding uncharacterized protein LOC129344319 translates to MKWTVLLCLVSSLGLGWAVPLEGLEKLTLDFFPNNSMLLTTTLSTNFIVNIPKCVSPSKFSPAKVRIAIAQLPDATSPTGVTDTEQIGNLRKTPQATVYFAGEFNSVSCRVARDLLVMDMDDSQYELITVIGFQVGAEFCRQTKGPFCNQLLKPSTFYRVNFFLLDDKSEIRGHTDWSPAIQTRNVTNYESADVVFEGRAGGMIVITILVSVGGFVLVVALIVAVALSNKK